The following coding sequences are from one Rhineura floridana isolate rRhiFlo1 chromosome 2, rRhiFlo1.hap2, whole genome shotgun sequence window:
- the LOC133376079 gene encoding olfactory receptor 5J3-like, protein MKMGNITLVNSFMLTGLTDLPQLQMALFLIFFAVYAMTLVGNLGMIVLIRSSPQLHTPMYFLLGNLSFLDICYSSSVTPKFLADLLKEKKVISFAGCFTQLFFYAAFATTECYLLAMMAYDRYVAICNPLLYLISMSQRKCVLLVAVSYVAGTVNALVHTTAASRLSFCGPNIIKNFYCEGPSLLGLSCSDISLNDMLMFVFVGFNMITTSVIILTSYTYILITVLKIHSAKSRQKAFSTCTSHLMVITIFYGCASFVYARPSSRKTHHLDKMASVFYVVVIPMLNPLIYSVRNQEVRSAFRKVLERKLVFQSRMIPSV, encoded by the coding sequence ATGAAAATGGGAAACATCACACTGGTGAACAGCTTCATGCTCACAGGCTTGACAGACCTTCCACAGCTGCAGATGGCCCTCTTTCTGATCTTCTTTGCCGTCTATGCCATGACCCTGGTGGGGAATCTGGGCATGATTGTCTTAATCAGGTCCAGCCCACAACTGCATACCCCAATGTACTTTTTACTCGGCAACCTCTCTTTCTTGGACATCTGTTACTCATCATCCGTCACCCCAAAGTTCCTAGCTGATCTCTTAAAAGAGAAGAAAGTCATTTCTTTTGCTGGTTGCTTTACTCAACTTTTCTTTTATGCTGCATTTGCCACCACTGAGTGTTACCTCCTGGCTATGATGGCCTATGACCGCTATGTGGCTATCTGTAACCCACTACTGTACTTAATTAGCATGTCCCAAAGAAAGTGTGTCCTGCTAGTAGCTGTTTCCTATGTTGCTGGGACAGTGAATGCTTTAGTGCACACCACTGCTGCATCGAGACTATCCTTTTGTGGCCCAAACATCATTAAGAATTTTTACTGCGAAGGTCCTTCACTTCTTGGTCTTTCCTGCTCAGACATCAGTCTCAATGATATGTTGATGTTTGTCTTTGTTGGGTTCAATATGATAACAACCAGCGTGATTATTCTGACCTCCTACACATACATCCTGATCACTGTTTTAAAGATCCACTCTGCCAAGAGCCGACAGAAAGCCTTCTCCACTTGCACGTCTCACCTCATGGTCATCACCATTTTCTATGGATGTGCTAGCTTTGTGTATGCACGTCCTAGCTCCAGGAAGACTCACCACCTTGACAAAATGGCCTCTGTGTTCTATGTAGTGGTGATCCCAATGCTGAATCCCTTGATATACAGTGTGAGGAACCAGGAAGTCAGGAGTGCTTTCAGAAAAGTCCTGGAAAGAAAACTGGTTTTTCAGTCTAGGATGATACCTTCTGTATAG
- the LOC133376814 gene encoding olfactory receptor-like protein OLF1, with protein MAQWNQTTVSEFILVGFTDKPLLRISLFVVFLAIYVITVLGNLGMIALIRLDPHLQTPMYFFLSNLSLSDLCYSTVIVPKTLADFLAERKAISFTGCAAQFYFYAVFATVECLLLAAMAYDRYVAICNPLLYPVVMSRKVCIWLVLASYLVGCANGMIHTNTTFHLPFCSSNVINHFFCDVPLILKLACADTMLSHILLFMISSLIGLCSFLTILISYVYILITICRSSSSEGRKKAFSTCASHLMAITLFYTTVLFIYLKPTSSSSDGQDQVAAVFYTVVIPMVNPLIYSLRNKEVKEALKRIVRKKGISIEA; from the coding sequence ATGGCCCAGTGGAATCAGACCACAGTGTCAGAATTCATTCTTGTCGGATTCACAGACAAGCCACTGCTCCGCATATCTCTTTTTGTGGTGTTTCTAGCAATCTATGTGATCACTGTTCTGGGAAATCTCGGGATGATTGCACTGATTCGTCTTGACCCCCATCTTCAAACACCCATGTACTTTTTCCTCAGCAATCTATCCTTGTCAGATCTCTGTTACTCCACTGTCATTGTCCCCAAAACACTGGCAGATTTCTTGGCTGAGAGGAAAGCCATTTCGTTTACTGGTTGTGCTGCCCAGTTTTATTTCTATGCCGTGTTTGCCACTGTAGAGTGTCTCTTGCTAGCGGCCATGGCCTATGACCGTTATGTGGCAATCTGCAACCCATTGCTATATCCAGTTGTCATGTCCAGGAAGGTCTGTATTTGGCTAGTGTTGGCCTCATACCTTGTGGGGTGTGCCAATGGCATGATACACACAAATACCaccttccaccttcctttctgtAGCTCTAATGTCATTAACCACTTCTTTTGTGATGTGCCTTTAATACTGAAGCTTGCCTGTGCTGATACAATGCTCAGCCACATCCTGCTTTTCATGATCTCTTCCCTGATAGGTCTCTGCTCATTCCTCACCATCCTCATCTCTTACGTCTACATCCTCATCACCATATGCCGGAGCAGCTCATCTGAGGGACGAAAGAAAGCCTTCTCTACCTGTGCTTCTCATTTGATGGCTATCACCTTGTTCTATACCACTGTGCTTTTCATCTACCTGAAGCCCACCTCAAGCTCCTCTGATGGGCAAGACCAAGTTGCTGCTGTTTTTTATACAGTGGTGATCCCCATGGTGAACCCTCTGATCTACAGCCTGAGGAATAAGGAGGTGAAGGAGGCCCTGAAAAGGATAGTGAGGAAGAAAGGCATTTCCATTGAGGCATAA
- the LOC133376815 gene encoding olfactory receptor 5G9-like: MRNHTAVYEFIFAGFTDSSKLQIPLFTFILLVYIITLLGNLGMVLLIRINSQLHTPMYFFLSNLSFVDFCYSTAVTPKMLMDLVVRRKTISLPGCALQMWFFVLYATTESFLLSAMAYDRYMAISNPLIYTVIMSRRVCAQLVMVPYLFGMLNATTQTTLSFQLTYCNGNIINHFFCDIPAVISLSCSDIRLNKRVLFGLSCSFGIVCMSVIIVSYTYIVTAILRIRSNQGRSKAFSTCSTHLTVVSIFYGTLFFIYVRPSSRSNSSIDVDKMVSVFYTMVIPMLNPLIYSLRNKEVKDAVRRLVKGKKHSVVRKG; encoded by the exons ATGAGAAATCATACTGCAGTGTATGAATTCATTTTTGCAGGATTCACTGACTCTTCAAAACTGCAGATCCCTCTCTTCACATTCATCCTACTAGTATATATTATCACACTGCTTGGCAATCTTGGGATGGTCCTTTTAATCAGAATTAACTCACAACTTCACACCCCGATGTACTTCTTCCTTAGCAACTTGTCCTTTGTAGACTTTTGCTACTCCACTGCTGTCACTCCAAAGATGCTGATGGACTTGGTTGTGAGGAGAAAAACTATTTCATTGCCTGGATGCGCTCTACAGATGTGGTTTTTTGTTCTCTATGCAACCACTGAGAGTTTCCTCTTATCTGCCATGGCATATGACAGGTATATGGCCATTTCCAACCCTCTAATCTATACAGTCATTATGTCACGAAGAGTTTGTGCTCAGCTGGTGATGGTTCCCTACCTTTTTGGAATGTTGAATGCCACGACACAAACAACCTTATCATTTCAATTAACCTACTGTAATGGCAACATAATCAACCATTTCTTCTGTGACATCCCTGCAGTCATATCACTCTCCTGTTCAGATATCAGACTCAACAAGAGGGTGCTTTTCGGTCTATCTTGCAGCTTTGGCATTGTGTGCATGTCTGTTATCATTGTCTCCTATACCTACATCGTCACGGCCATCCTGAGAATTCGGTCCAatcagggaaggagcaaagctTTTTCTACCTGCTCAACTCACCTCACGGTTGTGTCAATCTTTTATGGGACACTCTTCTTTATATATGTCCGTCCCAGCTCCAGGTCCAACTCGTCAATAGATGTGGACAAGATGGTCTCCGTGTTCTACACAATGGTGATCCCCATGCTGAACCCTTTGATCTATAGCTTGAGGAACAAAGAGGTGAAAGATGCAGTGAGGAGATTGGTAAAAGGGAAAA AGCACAGTGTGGTAAGAAAGGGGTAA